From the genome of Flavobacterium luteolum, one region includes:
- a CDS encoding outer membrane beta-barrel protein, whose amino-acid sequence MTRIYSLLLFLAFVYSANAQNNIVIKGTVVDINSQLPLELATVYFTTVKDSTIIEYATTDKNGNFIINTKKYDKPVFLKVNYTGYQAYFEEQKGLTESKDFGKLYMLENANVLNEVVIKSEAPPITIKKDTLEFNAGSYKVRPDANVETLLKQLPGFDVDNTGKITVNGREVNQVLVNGKAFFDKDGAIAIKNLPADIIKKVQVSDFKTKKEELAKQESTSDYSSINITIDEKKNKGYFGKVLGGYGSDERYESSLMMNFFKNKQKISVLASANNINSTGFAMDEVFDNMGGGRNTKGGSQGAGSGGKGITQSTLAGINYSDDWTKDLEFMSSYNFTNAVTKNESKSNQLSFLPTGNILTEADSKTRNENTGNKVNFELEYKINPTMQIVFAPKLNLSESNSNSSSSTSSENENGDALNESTATSHTESSNTSFANSINFNKTFKKQSRNLSVVFNNNNTKNDSNGINISETIFYQDNKPNDERNQNAKNTSKSDAYSLDLEYTEPVTDSLRLRFGTDFDWQSSMNDQKTFNFDDASQEYSDLNLSLTNYTKSKQNSITPKVGITWQKSKFTLNVNSRTSIVEFDNHSFYLNQATDLNKRYMLPYGTAQLRYKFNRSKNLTFKYDYSNALPSATQLMPVADLNNPLNSVIGNPNLDPIEKNTAGIDFKNFDFRTRSGYSLFLKGDYYNNDIVSTSIYDDSGKRNTTYVNISGTYSASLGGNWNQQIKKDAHTLRYGLRLSGNYNFDKGFTNAVMYYAKSVVVTPSVYASYDYGEVLSIAPSYSLSYNETRYENYSRDATSNVIHRINLQTTSYWPANLIFGNDFGYTYNSNISDDFKKDFFLWNTSLSYGFLDKKLYAKVKVYDVLNQNQSATRTISPTSIRDEENTVLKRYVMFSLAYKIGNFAESKKGGRRQRGS is encoded by the coding sequence ATGACCAGAATTTATTCACTTTTGTTGTTTTTAGCTTTTGTATATTCGGCAAATGCCCAAAACAATATCGTTATTAAAGGAACTGTGGTAGATATCAACTCCCAACTTCCTTTAGAACTCGCCACCGTTTATTTTACAACAGTAAAAGATTCAACTATTATTGAATATGCTACAACAGATAAAAACGGAAATTTTATTATCAATACTAAAAAGTATGATAAGCCAGTTTTCTTAAAAGTAAATTATACGGGATACCAAGCTTATTTTGAGGAACAAAAAGGACTTACAGAAAGTAAAGACTTTGGTAAATTGTACATGCTTGAAAATGCGAACGTTTTAAATGAAGTGGTAATTAAAAGTGAAGCACCGCCAATTACCATTAAAAAAGACACTCTTGAATTTAATGCCGGTTCCTATAAAGTTCGCCCAGATGCAAATGTGGAAACTTTATTGAAGCAATTGCCCGGCTTTGATGTCGATAATACAGGAAAAATTACGGTAAATGGGCGAGAAGTCAATCAGGTTTTAGTCAACGGAAAAGCATTTTTTGATAAAGATGGAGCTATTGCCATTAAAAACCTTCCGGCTGATATTATTAAAAAAGTTCAAGTTTCTGATTTTAAAACCAAAAAAGAAGAGCTGGCTAAGCAAGAATCTACTTCTGATTATTCGAGCATAAATATCACAATTGACGAAAAGAAAAATAAAGGCTACTTCGGTAAAGTTCTTGGCGGATATGGTTCGGATGAACGCTACGAAAGCAGTTTAATGATGAACTTTTTCAAAAACAAACAGAAAATAAGTGTATTAGCTTCGGCCAATAATATCAACTCAACCGGATTTGCTATGGATGAGGTTTTTGATAATATGGGAGGCGGAAGAAATACAAAAGGTGGCAGTCAAGGCGCTGGCAGTGGAGGAAAAGGAATTACGCAGTCTACTCTTGCGGGAATTAATTATTCAGATGACTGGACAAAAGATTTGGAGTTCATGAGCAGCTACAATTTTACAAACGCGGTGACTAAAAACGAAAGCAAATCGAATCAGCTTAGTTTTTTACCGACAGGAAATATTTTAACTGAAGCAGATTCTAAAACTAGAAATGAAAATACAGGCAACAAAGTTAATTTTGAGTTAGAATACAAAATCAATCCTACTATGCAGATTGTTTTTGCTCCTAAATTGAATTTATCAGAATCAAATAGCAATTCTTCGTCCTCGACTTCTTCTGAAAATGAAAATGGTGATGCATTGAACGAAAGTACGGCAACATCGCATACTGAAAGTTCTAATACGAGTTTCGCCAACAGTATTAATTTCAACAAAACTTTTAAAAAGCAATCGCGAAATTTAAGTGTAGTTTTTAATAACAATAACACTAAAAATGATTCGAACGGAATCAATATTTCGGAGACTATTTTTTATCAGGACAATAAACCAAACGACGAAAGAAATCAGAATGCAAAAAATACTTCTAAAAGTGATGCTTATTCGCTTGACTTAGAATATACAGAGCCTGTAACGGATTCGCTAAGATTACGTTTTGGAACCGATTTTGATTGGCAAAGTTCGATGAACGATCAAAAGACATTTAATTTTGATGATGCTTCGCAAGAATATTCAGATTTAAATTTATCGTTGACCAATTATACCAAATCAAAGCAAAATTCTATTACGCCAAAAGTGGGTATTACTTGGCAGAAAAGTAAATTTACGCTGAATGTGAATTCGAGAACATCAATTGTGGAGTTTGATAATCATTCTTTTTATTTAAATCAAGCTACAGATTTGAATAAGAGATATATGCTGCCTTACGGAACGGCACAGCTTCGATACAAATTCAACCGCTCTAAAAACTTAACTTTCAAATATGATTATTCTAATGCGCTTCCGTCGGCAACGCAATTAATGCCAGTTGCAGATTTGAACAATCCATTGAATAGTGTAATAGGAAATCCAAATCTAGATCCGATTGAAAAAAACACTGCAGGTATCGATTTTAAGAATTTTGATTTTAGAACGCGTTCAGGTTACAGTTTATTTCTTAAAGGAGATTATTATAATAATGATATTGTTTCTACTTCGATTTATGATGATAGCGGAAAAAGAAATACGACTTATGTAAATATTTCGGGAACTTATTCGGCTTCGCTTGGAGGAAACTGGAATCAGCAAATTAAAAAAGATGCACATACTTTAAGATATGGTCTGCGTTTAAGCGGTAATTATAATTTTGACAAAGGGTTTACAAATGCTGTTATGTATTATGCTAAATCGGTTGTAGTAACGCCAAGTGTTTACGCTTCTTACGATTACGGAGAAGTGCTTTCGATTGCGCCGTCTTATAGTTTATCATACAATGAAACTCGATATGAAAACTATTCAAGAGATGCGACTTCAAACGTGATTCACAGAATTAATTTGCAGACAACATCTTATTGGCCAGCTAATTTAATTTTCGGAAATGATTTCGGATACACTTATAATTCTAATATCTCAGACGATTTCAAGAAGGATTTCTTCCTTTGGAATACGAGTTTATCATACGGATTTCTAGATAAAAAATTGTATGCTAAAGTGAAAGTGTATGATGTTTTAAATCAGAATCAAAGTGCAACAAGAACTATTTCGCCAACTTCTATCCGAGATGAAGAAAATACAGTTTTAAAACGTTATGTAATGTTTTCTTTAGCTTATAAAATTGGAAATTTCGCCGAAAGCAAAAAAGGAGGAAGAAGACAGAGGGGATCTTGA
- a CDS encoding TPM domain-containing protein, whose protein sequence is MSKVEDFLTKEEEHEIVEAIRMAENNTSGEIRVHIEKTTSKVHFDRALEVFHELRMDETKLKNGVLLYFAVEDKNFVICGDKGINDVVSNDFWDCTKDIMVNHFKAGNFKQGIVDGILNAGEQLKKYFPSQEDDVNELSNEISKG, encoded by the coding sequence ATGTCAAAAGTAGAAGATTTTTTAACCAAAGAAGAAGAACACGAAATTGTTGAAGCTATTCGCATGGCCGAAAATAATACTTCTGGCGAAATTAGAGTACATATAGAAAAAACAACTTCTAAAGTCCATTTTGATAGGGCTTTAGAAGTTTTTCATGAATTGCGAATGGATGAAACTAAACTCAAAAATGGTGTATTGCTCTATTTTGCAGTTGAAGACAAAAATTTTGTGATTTGCGGCGATAAAGGAATTAATGATGTCGTATCCAACGATTTTTGGGATTGCACTAAAGACATCATGGTAAACCATTTTAAAGCCGGCAATTTTAAACAAGGAATTGTTGATGGCATCTTAAATGCCGGAGAACAGCTCAAAAAATATTTTCCTTCTCAGGAAGATGATGTCAATGAACTATCTAACGAAATCTCAAAAGGATAA
- a CDS encoding TPM domain-containing protein, which translates to MKNSQIKFSNSNRIFQLTFLFIALFISNAIFAQFEIPKVPSKQTSVYDYANVLSSSEKAQLEEKLIRYSDSTTTQIVVITIESLKGEDVSQLATKWGQAWGIGGTKQDDNGVIILLAKNERKIAINPGYGVEDRLTAGIGGTIIRNIIIPEFKAGSFYNGLDKGTDAIIDVFKGKFKGERKQTKGQDFPFLPFIVIVVIVLILLSRNKRGGGGNSGNNGGGGPSLLDAIILSNLGRSSGGFGGFGGGSSGGGFGGGGGFGGGFGGGGFSGGGSSGGW; encoded by the coding sequence ATGAAAAATTCCCAAATTAAATTCTCAAATTCTAATAGAATTTTTCAGCTTACTTTTTTGTTTATCGCATTATTTATTAGCAATGCTATTTTTGCACAGTTTGAGATTCCCAAAGTTCCAAGCAAACAAACTTCAGTTTACGATTATGCGAATGTTTTAAGTTCATCTGAAAAAGCGCAATTAGAAGAGAAACTAATTCGTTATTCAGACTCGACTACAACTCAAATTGTCGTGATTACCATTGAAAGTTTAAAGGGAGAAGACGTAAGTCAGTTAGCTACAAAATGGGGGCAAGCATGGGGAATTGGAGGAACAAAACAAGATGACAATGGCGTTATTATCTTACTAGCTAAAAACGAAAGAAAGATTGCAATTAATCCCGGATATGGCGTTGAAGATCGTCTAACGGCAGGAATTGGAGGAACAATCATTAGAAATATTATCATACCTGAATTTAAAGCTGGAAGTTTTTACAACGGTCTTGATAAAGGAACTGATGCTATTATTGATGTTTTTAAAGGAAAATTTAAAGGCGAACGCAAACAAACAAAAGGGCAAGACTTTCCTTTTCTACCTTTTATCGTAATTGTTGTAATTGTTTTAATCTTACTATCTCGAAATAAAAGAGGCGGAGGAGGAAATTCTGGCAACAATGGCGGTGGTGGCCCTAGTCTGCTTGACGCTATTATTTTAAGTAATCTTGGAAGAAGCAGTGGCGGATTTGGAGGTTTCGGCGGAGGATCATCTGGTGGTGGTTTCGGCGGAGGCGGAGGTTTCGGCGGCGGATTTGGCGGTGGAGGTTTCTCTGGCGGAGGATCTAGCGGAGGCTGGTAA
- a CDS encoding DUF2490 domain-containing protein — MNRSFKLLFIILFVCQFITGQSQRNIDQQTLTWIRYYNIFPLSEKWALHSEFDNRSFVNPVHENLFVIRSQARYRSTKMMDFGAGFAFFSVNTQNPNIDPDFSIPEYRAQQDLTLINDIAKITFHNRFQLEERFIQKADKNGLLDEFSFAYRFRYRLQSMFTLWEKEGRSIKGTISDEVLFNFGKDNRRNTFDQNRFYVALRYHFNPNLGLELGYLKNLQRRASGIDFYDRDIIRFTVYHRINRKKL, encoded by the coding sequence TTGAACAGATCTTTTAAATTACTTTTCATCATACTCTTTGTTTGCCAATTCATTACAGGGCAAAGCCAAAGAAATATCGACCAGCAGACTTTGACCTGGATTCGATATTATAATATTTTTCCATTATCCGAAAAATGGGCTCTTCATTCTGAATTTGATAATCGAAGCTTTGTAAATCCTGTTCATGAAAATCTTTTTGTTATAAGATCTCAAGCTCGTTACAGATCAACTAAGATGATGGATTTTGGTGCTGGATTTGCCTTTTTTAGCGTAAATACCCAGAATCCAAACATTGATCCTGATTTTTCTATTCCCGAATATCGTGCACAGCAAGATCTTACTTTAATAAATGATATTGCCAAAATAACTTTTCATAATCGTTTTCAACTCGAAGAGCGCTTCATTCAAAAAGCAGACAAAAACGGACTTTTAGATGAATTCTCATTTGCTTACAGATTCAGATACCGATTACAATCAATGTTTACTCTTTGGGAAAAAGAAGGAAGAAGCATAAAAGGAACCATTTCTGATGAAGTCTTATTCAATTTCGGAAAAGACAACCGAAGAAATACTTTCGATCAAAACCGTTTTTACGTTGCTTTGCGTTATCATTTCAATCCAAATCTTGGTTTAGAATTGGGTTATTTAAAGAACCTCCAAAGACGAGCAAGCGGTATAGATTTCTACGATCGTGATATTATCAGATTTACGGTTTATCATAGGATTAATCGGAAAAAGTTATGA
- a CDS encoding M23 family metallopeptidase gives MAKVKYYYDPENLAYTKIKTRKRIKIGYALLFLLASALFGFLVFVLLINTPYFETPKDRLQAREIENLKLQYSILNKKLDEIDDAAEALEERDNNIYRVYFNKAEIPDSIRKAGFRSSDKYKALEGYNNSQLVLNATKRVDKLSKQLAIQSKSLDEILKLAGAKENLLLAIPAIQPVRNENLKRVASGFGYRIDPFTKVRKMHNGMDFTANTGAPIYATGDGVVERADNTASGYGNHIVIRHGFGYESLYAHLSKYNCRPGQRVKRGDVIGYVGSTGRSEGPHCHYEVHKDGKVVNPLNFYYGNISAVEYVAISQMANQENQSLD, from the coding sequence ATGGCGAAAGTAAAATATTATTACGACCCAGAAAATCTGGCTTATACAAAAATAAAAACCAGAAAAAGAATAAAAATAGGTTACGCATTACTGTTTTTACTGGCATCGGCACTGTTTGGTTTTTTAGTTTTTGTTCTTTTAATTAACACCCCTTATTTCGAAACTCCAAAAGATCGTTTACAGGCACGCGAAATTGAAAATTTAAAGCTTCAGTATTCTATTTTAAATAAAAAACTGGACGAAATTGATGATGCCGCAGAGGCATTAGAAGAACGTGACAATAATATTTATCGCGTATATTTTAACAAAGCTGAAATTCCAGATTCGATTCGAAAAGCTGGTTTTAGAAGTTCTGACAAATACAAAGCTCTAGAAGGATATAACAATTCTCAATTGGTTTTGAATGCAACAAAAAGAGTGGACAAACTATCGAAGCAGTTGGCAATTCAGTCTAAATCTTTAGATGAAATTTTAAAATTAGCTGGAGCTAAAGAAAATTTATTATTAGCCATTCCTGCCATTCAGCCAGTTCGAAATGAAAATTTAAAACGTGTTGCGTCAGGTTTTGGGTATCGAATTGACCCTTTCACGAAAGTGAGAAAAATGCACAATGGAATGGATTTCACGGCCAATACAGGAGCTCCAATTTACGCAACAGGAGATGGCGTTGTAGAAAGAGCTGACAACACAGCTTCAGGATACGGAAACCATATTGTGATCAGGCATGGTTTTGGATATGAAAGCCTGTATGCCCATTTAAGCAAATACAACTGTCGTCCAGGACAAAGGGTAAAACGTGGTGATGTGATTGGATATGTTGGAAGCACAGGAAGATCTGAAGGTCCGCACTGTCACTACGAAGTGCATAAAGACGGAAAAGTAGTGAATCCGTTGAATTTTTATTATGGAAATATTTCGGCTGTCGAATATGTGGCAATTTCACAAATGGCAAATCAAGAAAATCAATCATTAGATTAA
- a CDS encoding RrF2 family transcriptional regulator produces MLSHKAKYALKALLYLAEQDENHISRTVEIADGANIPKKFLEQILLDLKRGRFVSSKQGKFGGYYLIKSKNDITLAEIHRLFDGAIALLPCASLNFYEPCSDCKTESECSLRHGLMLIRDKTLKAMEGITIASLVKK; encoded by the coding sequence ATGTTATCACATAAAGCAAAATACGCCCTTAAGGCCTTACTTTATTTAGCAGAACAAGACGAAAATCACATTTCTAGAACGGTAGAAATTGCTGATGGCGCTAACATTCCTAAAAAGTTTTTAGAACAAATTCTTTTAGATCTAAAACGAGGACGTTTTGTGAGCAGTAAGCAAGGAAAATTTGGTGGATATTATCTGATAAAATCTAAAAATGACATTACGCTGGCAGAAATTCACCGATTATTTGACGGTGCAATTGCACTTTTGCCATGTGCTTCTTTAAATTTTTACGAGCCTTGTTCTGATTGTAAAACCGAGTCTGAATGCAGTCTGCGTCACGGTTTGATGCTAATTAGAGATAAAACTTTGAAGGCTATGGAAGGCATCACAATCGCTTCATTGGTAAAAAAATAA
- a CDS encoding MerR family transcriptional regulator, whose protein sequence is MHIELSKDKRYYSIGEVAKAFNVNASLIRFWDSEFDILKPKKNAKGNRMFTPEDITNLQLIYHLVKERGFTLEGAKTHLKEGQKKTLDKFEIIRKLESIKTQLNDIKNEL, encoded by the coding sequence ATGCATATTGAACTTTCTAAAGACAAAAGATATTACAGTATTGGCGAAGTAGCCAAAGCTTTTAATGTCAATGCCTCTTTGATACGATTTTGGGACAGCGAATTTGACATTCTAAAACCTAAAAAAAATGCAAAGGGAAACAGGATGTTCACTCCCGAAGATATTACCAATCTTCAATTAATCTATCATTTAGTAAAAGAAAGAGGATTTACGCTCGAAGGTGCCAAAACACACTTAAAAGAAGGTCAGAAGAAAACGTTAGATAAATTCGAAATAATACGTAAATTAGAGTCGATAAAAACGCAACTGAACGACATCAAAAACGAATTGTAA
- a CDS encoding TonB-dependent receptor, which yields MKTSIKNIFTILAVLTFSISFAQKIEGVVTTDQNIPLEAANVVIKGTTFSAITDSEGRFAIESQGKLPVTLLVQYIGYNTAELEITSIPASPLLVTLREENKLVEVVVSSRRRIEKVQDVPIAVSVVTGKQAEAAGAFNVNRIKELVPSVQLYSSNPRNTGINIRSLGSPFGLTNDGIDPGVGFYVDGVYYARPAATTLDFIDVEQIEVLRGPQGSLFGKNTTSGAFNITSRKPSFTTGADFELSYGNYAFLQAKASITGALGKKVAGRLSFSGTQRDGLIDNIVTGRPTNTLNNQGFRGQLLWTPTENTNITFAGDLTTQRPDGYAQVVAGVAPTQRAAYRQFDAIIKDLNYQLPSLNAFDRKIDHDTPWRSGQDLGGVSLNIDTKIGGGTLTSTTAWRFWNWDPSNDRDFTGLQVLAKSQNPTRQTQITQEVRYAGQLTSKISGVGGVFFIDQTSQTDGTEESGNAQWRFSQSTTSPLWKTPGLFEGYGIKTDARIRASSAAVFGQLDWAVTERFHILPGLRYNFDKKDASYSRKTYGGLQTTDPALLALKKSVYSDQAFDSNTDNTDFSGNLTLTYKASDKINVYATYAKTYKPVGVNVAGLPTNAAGQPMTELAVVKPEKVNHYEVGVKTSPFKNSIFNLTFFNTDIKDFQTNVQAAELGVNRGYLANADKVRVRGAELDASFVISSHLTINGAATYTDGKYVKFTNAPLPLEETGAPVAFKDVSGTELPGASRWAGSLGGELSDNARFFGNAGKIFFAADGYARSEFSSSPSASKYLVVQGYAIFNARLGFRASQGLSIQIWGRNLLNKDYYEQLLPAGGNSGQYAGVLGDQRTYGVTFKYSL from the coding sequence ATGAAAACATCTATAAAAAATATCTTTACAATACTTGCCGTTTTAACGTTCTCAATCTCATTTGCTCAAAAAATTGAAGGGGTTGTAACTACAGATCAAAATATTCCTTTAGAAGCAGCCAATGTGGTAATTAAAGGAACAACTTTTAGCGCTATTACAGATTCTGAAGGAAGATTTGCAATAGAATCACAAGGAAAATTACCTGTTACACTTTTAGTTCAATATATTGGCTACAATACTGCCGAACTTGAAATTACTTCTATCCCAGCTTCGCCACTATTGGTTACTTTACGTGAAGAAAACAAACTTGTCGAAGTAGTTGTTTCTTCTAGAAGAAGAATCGAAAAAGTACAAGATGTGCCAATTGCCGTTTCTGTTGTAACAGGAAAACAAGCTGAAGCAGCGGGAGCATTTAATGTAAACCGTATCAAAGAATTGGTTCCTTCTGTACAATTGTATTCTTCTAACCCTAGAAATACCGGAATCAACATTAGAAGCTTAGGTTCTCCATTCGGACTTACAAATGACGGTATCGATCCTGGAGTTGGTTTCTATGTAGATGGTGTGTATTATGCTCGTCCTGCAGCAACTACTTTAGATTTTATCGATGTAGAACAAATTGAGGTATTACGTGGTCCGCAAGGTTCTTTATTTGGAAAAAACACAACTTCTGGAGCTTTCAATATTACATCTCGCAAACCAAGTTTTACAACTGGTGCCGATTTCGAATTGAGTTATGGTAATTATGCTTTTTTACAAGCTAAAGCCTCTATCACAGGAGCATTAGGGAAAAAAGTTGCTGGTCGTTTATCTTTCTCTGGAACACAACGCGATGGATTAATCGATAACATTGTTACTGGAAGACCAACAAACACTTTGAATAATCAAGGTTTTAGAGGACAATTATTATGGACTCCTACTGAAAATACAAATATTACTTTTGCAGGAGATCTTACAACACAGCGTCCTGACGGATATGCGCAGGTTGTTGCTGGTGTTGCTCCTACTCAGAGAGCTGCATACCGTCAGTTTGATGCTATTATTAAAGATTTAAATTACCAATTGCCAAGTTTAAATGCTTTTGATCGTAAAATAGACCACGATACACCTTGGCGTTCTGGACAAGATTTAGGAGGAGTTTCATTAAACATTGATACAAAAATTGGAGGCGGAACCCTTACTTCTACAACAGCTTGGCGTTTCTGGAACTGGGATCCATCAAATGATAGAGATTTTACAGGATTACAAGTTTTAGCTAAATCTCAGAATCCAACAAGACAAACTCAGATTACACAAGAAGTTCGTTATGCTGGACAATTGACATCAAAAATTAGTGGTGTTGGTGGAGTATTCTTTATCGATCAGACTTCTCAAACAGATGGTACAGAAGAATCTGGTAATGCACAATGGAGATTCTCTCAAAGTACAACGAGTCCGTTATGGAAAACACCAGGCCTTTTTGAAGGTTACGGAATTAAAACCGATGCAAGAATTAGAGCTTCTAGTGCTGCAGTATTCGGACAGCTTGATTGGGCTGTTACAGAGAGATTTCACATTTTACCTGGTTTGAGATATAATTTTGATAAAAAAGATGCAAGTTATTCTCGTAAAACTTACGGAGGTCTTCAAACTACAGATCCTGCCTTATTGGCTTTGAAAAAATCAGTTTACTCAGATCAAGCATTTGATTCTAATACAGACAATACAGATTTTTCTGGAAACTTAACGCTTACTTATAAAGCATCTGATAAAATCAATGTTTACGCAACTTATGCCAAAACTTACAAACCTGTTGGGGTTAACGTAGCTGGACTTCCAACAAATGCAGCTGGTCAGCCAATGACAGAACTTGCGGTAGTTAAACCAGAAAAAGTAAATCATTATGAGGTTGGAGTTAAAACTTCTCCGTTCAAAAACTCAATTTTCAACTTAACGTTCTTTAATACTGATATCAAAGATTTCCAAACTAACGTTCAAGCAGCTGAATTGGGTGTAAACCGTGGTTATCTTGCGAATGCAGATAAAGTGCGTGTAAGAGGTGCAGAATTGGATGCAAGTTTTGTCATTAGCTCACACTTAACTATTAATGGTGCTGCAACTTATACAGATGGTAAATATGTGAAATTTACAAATGCGCCACTTCCATTAGAAGAAACTGGAGCGCCAGTTGCCTTCAAAGATGTTTCTGGAACTGAGTTGCCAGGTGCTTCAAGATGGGCTGGTTCTCTTGGAGGTGAACTTTCAGACAATGCAAGATTCTTTGGTAATGCTGGAAAAATCTTCTTTGCTGCTGACGGATATGCCCGTTCTGAATTTTCTTCAAGCCCTTCGGCTTCAAAATATTTAGTAGTACAAGGTTATGCAATCTTTAATGCTCGTTTAGGTTTCCGCGCTTCGCAAGGTTTATCTATTCAGATTTGGGGAAGAAACCTTTTAAATAAAGATTACTACGAGCAATTATTGCCTGCAGGTGGTAACTCAGGTCAATATGCTGGAGTCCTTGGTGATCAAAGAACTTACGGAGTTACATTTAAGTATTCTCTGTAA
- a CDS encoding LemA family protein codes for MKKWLIPVGIIVALIAIIAFWSIGIKNTALQHSQAVNKEWGNVQTAYQRRNDLIGNLVNTVKGAADFEKGTLTAVIEARAKATSVTIDPSNVTPEQLAAFNQAQSGVSSSLSRLLVSVEQYPTLKANENFLKLQDELASTENQILTARTRFNEAVQVYNGYILSIPNKWFLSEYKEKPYFEASTGADKPVEVKF; via the coding sequence ATGAAAAAGTGGTTAATCCCTGTAGGAATTATTGTAGCACTTATTGCTATTATCGCATTTTGGTCGATTGGTATTAAAAATACTGCTTTACAACACAGTCAAGCTGTAAATAAAGAATGGGGAAATGTTCAAACGGCTTACCAAAGACGTAATGATCTTATCGGGAATTTAGTAAACACTGTAAAAGGTGCCGCTGACTTTGAAAAAGGAACTTTAACAGCAGTAATCGAAGCTCGTGCAAAAGCTACTTCGGTAACAATTGATCCTAGCAACGTAACTCCAGAACAATTAGCAGCATTCAATCAAGCTCAAAGCGGAGTAAGTTCATCATTATCAAGATTATTGGTTTCTGTTGAACAATATCCTACTTTAAAAGCAAATGAAAACTTCTTGAAACTGCAAGACGAATTGGCAAGTACTGAAAACCAGATTTTAACGGCTAGAACTCGTTTTAACGAAGCTGTACAAGTTTACAACGGTTACATCTTGTCTATTCCTAACAAATGGTTCTTGAGCGAATACAAAGAAAAACCATACTTTGAAGCATCTACTGGAGCTGATAAACCAGTTGAAGTAAAATTCTAA